In Oncorhynchus masou masou isolate Uvic2021 chromosome 10, UVic_Omas_1.1, whole genome shotgun sequence, a single genomic region encodes these proteins:
- the LOC135547690 gene encoding alkyldihydroxyacetonephosphate synthase, peroxisomal-like isoform X3, with protein sequence MASNNNSSDRQRIAQQRLSRIAAHLHKHEDGNSGIIAKECKIDATGSTEENKGTVPRKRQEIMKWNGWGYSDSKFLFNKNGRAEFTGKRYRLSGMTLPSLQDWFENTFGASVKHKSPATPLLNASAVPPPRLNEAFVENLKATSIPFSNEAEDRVFRAHGHCLHEIFALREGKKFERVPDMVVWPNCHNDVVKVVELACKHNVCLIPYGGGTSVTSALECPPEETRCIVSLDTSQMNRILWLDEKNLVAHVEAGIIGQDLERLLNESGYCMGHEPDSMEFSSLGGWVATRASGMKKNVYGNIEDLVIHIKAVTPRGVIEKSCQGPRTSTGPDIHHFILGSEGTLGVVTEVTMKIRPIPEYQKYGSVVFPNFEAGVACLREVAKQRCAPASIRLMDNKQFHFGHALKPQVSSIFTHFVEGLKKFYITKLKGFDPHQLVVATLLFEGDRERVLQHEKRVYDIAKTFGGLAAGEDNGQRGYILTFVIAYLRDLGMDYCVVAESFETSVPWDRVLDLCRNVKERIIRECKERGVQFQPLTSCRVTQTYDSGACIYFYFAFNYRGLADPVYTYEQVEHGAREEILANGGSLSHHHGGSQVNTPTSSHAPTSSHAPTSSHAPTSSHAPTSSHAPTSSHFIFFQISSYTFIPTNS encoded by the exons ATGGCGTCAAACAACAATAGCTCCGACAGGCAACGAATTGCACAGCAAAGATTAAGCAGAATTGCAGCGCATTTACATAAACATGAGGACGGTAACTCGGGAATTATCGCAAAAGAATGCAAAATCGATGCGACTGGTTCAACGGAAGAGAATAAAGGGACGGTGCCGAGAAAGAG GCAGGAGATTATGAAGTGGAATGGCTGGGGGTACAGTGACTCCAAATTCCTCTTTAACAAGAACGGTCGAGCAGAATTCACAGGCAAAAG GTATAGGCTAAGTGGGATGACCCTGCCCAGTTTGCAGGACTGGTTTGAAAATACCTTTGGTGCCAGTGTGAAGCATAAAAGCCCTGCGACA CCACTCCTGAATGCCAGCGCTGTGCCGCCGCCCAGACTGAACGAGGCATTCGTAGAGAACCTGAAGGCCACAAGCATCCCATTCTCCAATGAGGCGGAGGACAGGGTGTTCCGTGCCCACG GTCATTGCCTACATGAAATCTTTGCTCTCAGAGAAGGGAAGAAATTTGAGCGTGTTCCAGACATGGTGGTGTGGCCAA ACTGCCACAACGATGTGGTGAAAGTTGTGGAGCTGGCGTGCAAGCACAATGTTTGTTTGATACCATACGGCG GAGGTACCAGTGTGACCAGTGCTCTAGAGTGCCCCCCGGAGGAGACCCGCTGCATCGTCTCTCTGGATACTTCCCAGATG AACCGCATATTGTGGCTCGACGAGAAGAATTTAGTCGCCCACGTTGAAGCTGGCATCATCGGTCAGGACCTGGAGAGATTA cTCAACGAGAGTGGTTACTGTATGGGGCATGAGCCAGACTCCATGGAGTTCAGTTCGCTGGGCGGCTGGGTGGCTACTAGAGCATCAGGCATGAAGAAGAACGTATATGGTAACATTGAGGACCTG GTGATCCACATAAAGGCGGTGACCCCTCGAGGGGTGATAGAGAAGAGCTGCCAGGGGCCACGCACGTCCACTGGGCCAGACATCCACCACTTCATCCTGGGCTCAGAAG GAACCCTTGGTGTGGTTACCGAGGTAACGATGAAGATCCGACCAATCCCAGAGTACCAGAAGTATGGCTCGGTGGTCTTCCCTAACTTTGAGGCAGGCGTGGCCTGCTTACGAGAGGTTGCCAAGCAG AGGTGTGCACCGGCTTCCATCCGGCTCATGGATAACAAACAGTTTCATTTCG GTCATGCCCTGAAACCTCAAGTGTCGTCCATTTTCACACATTTTGTTGAAGGGTTAAAGAAGTTCTACATCACCAAG TTGAAAGGTTTCGACCCCCACCAGTTGGTGGTTGCCACTCTTCTGTTTGAAGGGGACCGCGAGAGGGTCCTGCAGCATGAAAAACGTGTTTATGACATCGCAAAAACATTTGG GGGCCTGGCAGCTGGAGAGGACAATGGGCAGAGAGGCTACATACTGACCTTTGTCATCGCTTACCTCCGG GACTTGGGGATGGACTACTGTGTAGTTGCAGAATCTTTTGAGACATCGGTGCCTTGGGACAG GGTATTGGACCTTTGCCGGAATGTCAAGGAGAGAATTATCAGAGAGTGTAAAGAAAGAGGAGTCCAGTTTCAACCGTTGACCTCATGCAG AGTGACTCAGACCTATGACTCTGGTGCATGTATATACTTCTACTTTGCCTTCAACTACAGAGGACTGGCGGATCCAGTATATACATACGAACAAGTGGAG CATGGTGCCAGAGAGGAGATCCTAGCCAATGGAGGAAGCCTCTCGCACCACCATGGAGGTAGTCAAGTGAACACCCCTACGTCTAGCCATGCCCCTACGTCTAGCCATGCCCCTACGTCTAGCCACGCCCCTACATCTAGCCACGCCCCTACGTCTAGCCACGCCCCTACATCTAGCCATTTCATCTTTTTCCAAATTTCTTCATATACCTTCATACCTACAAATTCATAA
- the LOC135547690 gene encoding alkyldihydroxyacetonephosphate synthase, peroxisomal-like isoform X5 — protein MASNNNSSDRQRIAQQRLSRIAAHLHKHEDGNSGIIAKECKIDATGSTEENKGTVPRKRQEIMKWNGWGYSDSKFLFNKNGRAEFTGKRYRLSGMTLPSLQDWFENTFGASVKHKSPATPLLNASAVPPPRLNEAFVENLKATSIPFSNEAEDRVFRAHGHCLHEIFALREGKKFERVPDMVVWPNCHNDVVKVVELACKHNVCLIPYGGGTSVTSALECPPEETRCIVSLDTSQMNRILWLDEKNLVAHVEAGIIGQDLERLLNESGYCMGHEPDSMEFSSLGGWVATRASGMKKNVYGNIEDLVIHIKAVTPRGVIEKSCQGPRTSTGPDIHHFILGSEGTLGVVTEVTMKIRPIPEYQKYGSVVFPNFEAGVACLREVAKQRCAPASIRLMDNKQFHFGHALKPQVSSIFTHFVEGLKKFYITKLKGFDPHQLVVATLLFEGDRERVLQHEKRVYDIAKTFGGLAAGEDNGQRGYILTFVIAYLRDLGMDYCVVAESFETSVPWDRVLDLCRNVKERIIRECKERGVQFQPLTSCRVTQTYDSGACIYFYFAFNYRGLADPVYTYEQVEHGAREEILANGGSLSHHHGVGKLRKEWLKDSISNVGVGMLKSVKEYVDPENIFGNRNLL, from the exons ATGGCGTCAAACAACAATAGCTCCGACAGGCAACGAATTGCACAGCAAAGATTAAGCAGAATTGCAGCGCATTTACATAAACATGAGGACGGTAACTCGGGAATTATCGCAAAAGAATGCAAAATCGATGCGACTGGTTCAACGGAAGAGAATAAAGGGACGGTGCCGAGAAAGAG GCAGGAGATTATGAAGTGGAATGGCTGGGGGTACAGTGACTCCAAATTCCTCTTTAACAAGAACGGTCGAGCAGAATTCACAGGCAAAAG GTATAGGCTAAGTGGGATGACCCTGCCCAGTTTGCAGGACTGGTTTGAAAATACCTTTGGTGCCAGTGTGAAGCATAAAAGCCCTGCGACA CCACTCCTGAATGCCAGCGCTGTGCCGCCGCCCAGACTGAACGAGGCATTCGTAGAGAACCTGAAGGCCACAAGCATCCCATTCTCCAATGAGGCGGAGGACAGGGTGTTCCGTGCCCACG GTCATTGCCTACATGAAATCTTTGCTCTCAGAGAAGGGAAGAAATTTGAGCGTGTTCCAGACATGGTGGTGTGGCCAA ACTGCCACAACGATGTGGTGAAAGTTGTGGAGCTGGCGTGCAAGCACAATGTTTGTTTGATACCATACGGCG GAGGTACCAGTGTGACCAGTGCTCTAGAGTGCCCCCCGGAGGAGACCCGCTGCATCGTCTCTCTGGATACTTCCCAGATG AACCGCATATTGTGGCTCGACGAGAAGAATTTAGTCGCCCACGTTGAAGCTGGCATCATCGGTCAGGACCTGGAGAGATTA cTCAACGAGAGTGGTTACTGTATGGGGCATGAGCCAGACTCCATGGAGTTCAGTTCGCTGGGCGGCTGGGTGGCTACTAGAGCATCAGGCATGAAGAAGAACGTATATGGTAACATTGAGGACCTG GTGATCCACATAAAGGCGGTGACCCCTCGAGGGGTGATAGAGAAGAGCTGCCAGGGGCCACGCACGTCCACTGGGCCAGACATCCACCACTTCATCCTGGGCTCAGAAG GAACCCTTGGTGTGGTTACCGAGGTAACGATGAAGATCCGACCAATCCCAGAGTACCAGAAGTATGGCTCGGTGGTCTTCCCTAACTTTGAGGCAGGCGTGGCCTGCTTACGAGAGGTTGCCAAGCAG AGGTGTGCACCGGCTTCCATCCGGCTCATGGATAACAAACAGTTTCATTTCG GTCATGCCCTGAAACCTCAAGTGTCGTCCATTTTCACACATTTTGTTGAAGGGTTAAAGAAGTTCTACATCACCAAG TTGAAAGGTTTCGACCCCCACCAGTTGGTGGTTGCCACTCTTCTGTTTGAAGGGGACCGCGAGAGGGTCCTGCAGCATGAAAAACGTGTTTATGACATCGCAAAAACATTTGG GGGCCTGGCAGCTGGAGAGGACAATGGGCAGAGAGGCTACATACTGACCTTTGTCATCGCTTACCTCCGG GACTTGGGGATGGACTACTGTGTAGTTGCAGAATCTTTTGAGACATCGGTGCCTTGGGACAG GGTATTGGACCTTTGCCGGAATGTCAAGGAGAGAATTATCAGAGAGTGTAAAGAAAGAGGAGTCCAGTTTCAACCGTTGACCTCATGCAG AGTGACTCAGACCTATGACTCTGGTGCATGTATATACTTCTACTTTGCCTTCAACTACAGAGGACTGGCGGATCCAGTATATACATACGAACAAGTGGAG CATGGTGCCAGAGAGGAGATCCTAGCCAATGGAGGAAGCCTCTCGCACCACCATGGAG ttGGGAAACTTCGGAAGGAGTGGTTGAAGGACAGCATCTCTAACGTGGGCGTCGGGATGCTCAAGTCCGTTAAGGAATACGTGGACCCGGAAAACATTTTCGGCAACCGAAACCTCCTCTAA
- the LOC135547690 gene encoding alkyldihydroxyacetonephosphate synthase, peroxisomal-like isoform X1 — protein MASNNNSSDRQRIAQQRLSRIAAHLHKHEDGNSGIIAKECKIDATGSTEENKGTVPRKRQEIMKWNGWGYSDSKFLFNKNGRAEFTGKRYRLSGMTLPSLQDWFENTFGASVKHKSPATPLLNASAVPPPRLNEAFVENLKATSIPFSNEAEDRVFRAHGHCLHEIFALREGKKFERVPDMVVWPNCHNDVVKVVELACKHNVCLIPYGGGTSVTSALECPPEETRCIVSLDTSQMNRILWLDEKNLVAHVEAGIIGQDLERLLNESGYCMGHEPDSMEFSSLGGWVATRASGMKKNVYGNIEDLVIHIKAVTPRGVIEKSCQGPRTSTGPDIHHFILGSEGTLGVVTEVTMKIRPIPEYQKYGSVVFPNFEAGVACLREVAKQRCAPASIRLMDNKQFHFGHALKPQVSSIFTHFVEGLKKFYITKLKGFDPHQLVVATLLFEGDRERVLQHEKRVYDIAKTFGGLAAGEDNGQRGYILTFVIAYLRDLGMDYCVVAESFETSVPWDRLPDTAGGERDGVTQPVGTGISNIIGVLDLCRNVKERIIRECKERGVQFQPLTSCRVTQTYDSGACIYFYFAFNYRGLADPVYTYEQVEHGAREEILANGGSLSHHHGGSQVNTPTSSHAPTSSHAPTSSHAPTSSHAPTSSHAPTSSHFIFFQISSYTFIPTNS, from the exons ATGGCGTCAAACAACAATAGCTCCGACAGGCAACGAATTGCACAGCAAAGATTAAGCAGAATTGCAGCGCATTTACATAAACATGAGGACGGTAACTCGGGAATTATCGCAAAAGAATGCAAAATCGATGCGACTGGTTCAACGGAAGAGAATAAAGGGACGGTGCCGAGAAAGAG GCAGGAGATTATGAAGTGGAATGGCTGGGGGTACAGTGACTCCAAATTCCTCTTTAACAAGAACGGTCGAGCAGAATTCACAGGCAAAAG GTATAGGCTAAGTGGGATGACCCTGCCCAGTTTGCAGGACTGGTTTGAAAATACCTTTGGTGCCAGTGTGAAGCATAAAAGCCCTGCGACA CCACTCCTGAATGCCAGCGCTGTGCCGCCGCCCAGACTGAACGAGGCATTCGTAGAGAACCTGAAGGCCACAAGCATCCCATTCTCCAATGAGGCGGAGGACAGGGTGTTCCGTGCCCACG GTCATTGCCTACATGAAATCTTTGCTCTCAGAGAAGGGAAGAAATTTGAGCGTGTTCCAGACATGGTGGTGTGGCCAA ACTGCCACAACGATGTGGTGAAAGTTGTGGAGCTGGCGTGCAAGCACAATGTTTGTTTGATACCATACGGCG GAGGTACCAGTGTGACCAGTGCTCTAGAGTGCCCCCCGGAGGAGACCCGCTGCATCGTCTCTCTGGATACTTCCCAGATG AACCGCATATTGTGGCTCGACGAGAAGAATTTAGTCGCCCACGTTGAAGCTGGCATCATCGGTCAGGACCTGGAGAGATTA cTCAACGAGAGTGGTTACTGTATGGGGCATGAGCCAGACTCCATGGAGTTCAGTTCGCTGGGCGGCTGGGTGGCTACTAGAGCATCAGGCATGAAGAAGAACGTATATGGTAACATTGAGGACCTG GTGATCCACATAAAGGCGGTGACCCCTCGAGGGGTGATAGAGAAGAGCTGCCAGGGGCCACGCACGTCCACTGGGCCAGACATCCACCACTTCATCCTGGGCTCAGAAG GAACCCTTGGTGTGGTTACCGAGGTAACGATGAAGATCCGACCAATCCCAGAGTACCAGAAGTATGGCTCGGTGGTCTTCCCTAACTTTGAGGCAGGCGTGGCCTGCTTACGAGAGGTTGCCAAGCAG AGGTGTGCACCGGCTTCCATCCGGCTCATGGATAACAAACAGTTTCATTTCG GTCATGCCCTGAAACCTCAAGTGTCGTCCATTTTCACACATTTTGTTGAAGGGTTAAAGAAGTTCTACATCACCAAG TTGAAAGGTTTCGACCCCCACCAGTTGGTGGTTGCCACTCTTCTGTTTGAAGGGGACCGCGAGAGGGTCCTGCAGCATGAAAAACGTGTTTATGACATCGCAAAAACATTTGG GGGCCTGGCAGCTGGAGAGGACAATGGGCAGAGAGGCTACATACTGACCTTTGTCATCGCTTACCTCCGG GACTTGGGGATGGACTACTGTGTAGTTGCAGAATCTTTTGAGACATCGGTGCCTTGGGACAG ACTGCCTGAcactgctggaggagagagggatggagtgacaCAGCCAGTAGGAACAGGAATCTCCAACATTATTGG GGTATTGGACCTTTGCCGGAATGTCAAGGAGAGAATTATCAGAGAGTGTAAAGAAAGAGGAGTCCAGTTTCAACCGTTGACCTCATGCAG AGTGACTCAGACCTATGACTCTGGTGCATGTATATACTTCTACTTTGCCTTCAACTACAGAGGACTGGCGGATCCAGTATATACATACGAACAAGTGGAG CATGGTGCCAGAGAGGAGATCCTAGCCAATGGAGGAAGCCTCTCGCACCACCATGGAGGTAGTCAAGTGAACACCCCTACGTCTAGCCATGCCCCTACGTCTAGCCATGCCCCTACGTCTAGCCACGCCCCTACATCTAGCCACGCCCCTACGTCTAGCCACGCCCCTACATCTAGCCATTTCATCTTTTTCCAAATTTCTTCATATACCTTCATACCTACAAATTCATAA
- the LOC135547690 gene encoding alkyldihydroxyacetonephosphate synthase, peroxisomal-like isoform X4, with protein sequence MASNNNSSDRQRIAQQRLSRIAAHLHKHEDGNSGIIAKECKIDATGSTEENKGTVPRKRQEIMKWNGWGYSDSKFLFNKNGRAEFTGKRYRLSGMTLPSLQDWFENTFGASVKHKSPATPLLNASAVPPPRLNEAFVENLKATSIPFSNEAEDRVFRAHGHCLHEIFALREGKKFERVPDMVVWPNCHNDVVKVVELACKHNVCLIPYGGGTSVTSALECPPEETRCIVSLDTSQMNRILWLDEKNLVAHVEAGIIGQDLERLLNESGYCMGHEPDSMEFSSLGGWVATRASGMKKNVYGNIEDLVIHIKAVTPRGVIEKSCQGPRTSTGPDIHHFILGSEGTLGVVTEVTMKIRPIPEYQKYGSVVFPNFEAGVACLREVAKQRCAPASIRLMDNKQFHFGHALKPQVSSIFTHFVEGLKKFYITKLKGFDPHQLVVATLLFEGDRERVLQHEKRVYDIAKTFGGLAAGEDNGQRGYILTFVIAYLRDLGMDYCVVAESFETSVPWDSKPQLFPHMRMPPPPLSSTLRHQHRHAQCSTV encoded by the exons ATGGCGTCAAACAACAATAGCTCCGACAGGCAACGAATTGCACAGCAAAGATTAAGCAGAATTGCAGCGCATTTACATAAACATGAGGACGGTAACTCGGGAATTATCGCAAAAGAATGCAAAATCGATGCGACTGGTTCAACGGAAGAGAATAAAGGGACGGTGCCGAGAAAGAG GCAGGAGATTATGAAGTGGAATGGCTGGGGGTACAGTGACTCCAAATTCCTCTTTAACAAGAACGGTCGAGCAGAATTCACAGGCAAAAG GTATAGGCTAAGTGGGATGACCCTGCCCAGTTTGCAGGACTGGTTTGAAAATACCTTTGGTGCCAGTGTGAAGCATAAAAGCCCTGCGACA CCACTCCTGAATGCCAGCGCTGTGCCGCCGCCCAGACTGAACGAGGCATTCGTAGAGAACCTGAAGGCCACAAGCATCCCATTCTCCAATGAGGCGGAGGACAGGGTGTTCCGTGCCCACG GTCATTGCCTACATGAAATCTTTGCTCTCAGAGAAGGGAAGAAATTTGAGCGTGTTCCAGACATGGTGGTGTGGCCAA ACTGCCACAACGATGTGGTGAAAGTTGTGGAGCTGGCGTGCAAGCACAATGTTTGTTTGATACCATACGGCG GAGGTACCAGTGTGACCAGTGCTCTAGAGTGCCCCCCGGAGGAGACCCGCTGCATCGTCTCTCTGGATACTTCCCAGATG AACCGCATATTGTGGCTCGACGAGAAGAATTTAGTCGCCCACGTTGAAGCTGGCATCATCGGTCAGGACCTGGAGAGATTA cTCAACGAGAGTGGTTACTGTATGGGGCATGAGCCAGACTCCATGGAGTTCAGTTCGCTGGGCGGCTGGGTGGCTACTAGAGCATCAGGCATGAAGAAGAACGTATATGGTAACATTGAGGACCTG GTGATCCACATAAAGGCGGTGACCCCTCGAGGGGTGATAGAGAAGAGCTGCCAGGGGCCACGCACGTCCACTGGGCCAGACATCCACCACTTCATCCTGGGCTCAGAAG GAACCCTTGGTGTGGTTACCGAGGTAACGATGAAGATCCGACCAATCCCAGAGTACCAGAAGTATGGCTCGGTGGTCTTCCCTAACTTTGAGGCAGGCGTGGCCTGCTTACGAGAGGTTGCCAAGCAG AGGTGTGCACCGGCTTCCATCCGGCTCATGGATAACAAACAGTTTCATTTCG GTCATGCCCTGAAACCTCAAGTGTCGTCCATTTTCACACATTTTGTTGAAGGGTTAAAGAAGTTCTACATCACCAAG TTGAAAGGTTTCGACCCCCACCAGTTGGTGGTTGCCACTCTTCTGTTTGAAGGGGACCGCGAGAGGGTCCTGCAGCATGAAAAACGTGTTTATGACATCGCAAAAACATTTGG GGGCCTGGCAGCTGGAGAGGACAATGGGCAGAGAGGCTACATACTGACCTTTGTCATCGCTTACCTCCGG GACTTGGGGATGGACTACTGTGTAGTTGCAGAATCTTTTGAGACATCGGTGCCTTGGGACAG TAAACCACAGCTCTTCCCACACATGAGGatgcccccaccccccctctcttccaCACTCAGACACCAACACAGGCATGCTCAGTGTTCCACTGTGTAG
- the LOC135547690 gene encoding alkyldihydroxyacetonephosphate synthase, peroxisomal-like isoform X2, giving the protein MASNNNSSDRQRIAQQRLSRIAAHLHKHEDGNSGIIAKECKIDATGSTEENKGTVPRKRQEIMKWNGWGYSDSKFLFNKNGRAEFTGKRYRLSGMTLPSLQDWFENTFGASVKHKSPATPLLNASAVPPPRLNEAFVENLKATSIPFSNEAEDRVFRAHGHCLHEIFALREGKKFERVPDMVVWPNCHNDVVKVVELACKHNVCLIPYGGGTSVTSALECPPEETRCIVSLDTSQMNRILWLDEKNLVAHVEAGIIGQDLERLLNESGYCMGHEPDSMEFSSLGGWVATRASGMKKNVYGNIEDLVIHIKAVTPRGVIEKSCQGPRTSTGPDIHHFILGSEGTLGVVTEVTMKIRPIPEYQKYGSVVFPNFEAGVACLREVAKQRCAPASIRLMDNKQFHFGHALKPQVSSIFTHFVEGLKKFYITKLKGFDPHQLVVATLLFEGDRERVLQHEKRVYDIAKTFGGLAAGEDNGQRGYILTFVIAYLRDLGMDYCVVAESFETSVPWDRLPDTAGGERDGVTQPVGTGISNIIGVLDLCRNVKERIIRECKERGVQFQPLTSCRVTQTYDSGACIYFYFAFNYRGLADPVYTYEQVEHGAREEILANGGSLSHHHGVGKLRKEWLKDSISNVGVGMLKSVKEYVDPENIFGNRNLL; this is encoded by the exons ATGGCGTCAAACAACAATAGCTCCGACAGGCAACGAATTGCACAGCAAAGATTAAGCAGAATTGCAGCGCATTTACATAAACATGAGGACGGTAACTCGGGAATTATCGCAAAAGAATGCAAAATCGATGCGACTGGTTCAACGGAAGAGAATAAAGGGACGGTGCCGAGAAAGAG GCAGGAGATTATGAAGTGGAATGGCTGGGGGTACAGTGACTCCAAATTCCTCTTTAACAAGAACGGTCGAGCAGAATTCACAGGCAAAAG GTATAGGCTAAGTGGGATGACCCTGCCCAGTTTGCAGGACTGGTTTGAAAATACCTTTGGTGCCAGTGTGAAGCATAAAAGCCCTGCGACA CCACTCCTGAATGCCAGCGCTGTGCCGCCGCCCAGACTGAACGAGGCATTCGTAGAGAACCTGAAGGCCACAAGCATCCCATTCTCCAATGAGGCGGAGGACAGGGTGTTCCGTGCCCACG GTCATTGCCTACATGAAATCTTTGCTCTCAGAGAAGGGAAGAAATTTGAGCGTGTTCCAGACATGGTGGTGTGGCCAA ACTGCCACAACGATGTGGTGAAAGTTGTGGAGCTGGCGTGCAAGCACAATGTTTGTTTGATACCATACGGCG GAGGTACCAGTGTGACCAGTGCTCTAGAGTGCCCCCCGGAGGAGACCCGCTGCATCGTCTCTCTGGATACTTCCCAGATG AACCGCATATTGTGGCTCGACGAGAAGAATTTAGTCGCCCACGTTGAAGCTGGCATCATCGGTCAGGACCTGGAGAGATTA cTCAACGAGAGTGGTTACTGTATGGGGCATGAGCCAGACTCCATGGAGTTCAGTTCGCTGGGCGGCTGGGTGGCTACTAGAGCATCAGGCATGAAGAAGAACGTATATGGTAACATTGAGGACCTG GTGATCCACATAAAGGCGGTGACCCCTCGAGGGGTGATAGAGAAGAGCTGCCAGGGGCCACGCACGTCCACTGGGCCAGACATCCACCACTTCATCCTGGGCTCAGAAG GAACCCTTGGTGTGGTTACCGAGGTAACGATGAAGATCCGACCAATCCCAGAGTACCAGAAGTATGGCTCGGTGGTCTTCCCTAACTTTGAGGCAGGCGTGGCCTGCTTACGAGAGGTTGCCAAGCAG AGGTGTGCACCGGCTTCCATCCGGCTCATGGATAACAAACAGTTTCATTTCG GTCATGCCCTGAAACCTCAAGTGTCGTCCATTTTCACACATTTTGTTGAAGGGTTAAAGAAGTTCTACATCACCAAG TTGAAAGGTTTCGACCCCCACCAGTTGGTGGTTGCCACTCTTCTGTTTGAAGGGGACCGCGAGAGGGTCCTGCAGCATGAAAAACGTGTTTATGACATCGCAAAAACATTTGG GGGCCTGGCAGCTGGAGAGGACAATGGGCAGAGAGGCTACATACTGACCTTTGTCATCGCTTACCTCCGG GACTTGGGGATGGACTACTGTGTAGTTGCAGAATCTTTTGAGACATCGGTGCCTTGGGACAG ACTGCCTGAcactgctggaggagagagggatggagtgacaCAGCCAGTAGGAACAGGAATCTCCAACATTATTGG GGTATTGGACCTTTGCCGGAATGTCAAGGAGAGAATTATCAGAGAGTGTAAAGAAAGAGGAGTCCAGTTTCAACCGTTGACCTCATGCAG AGTGACTCAGACCTATGACTCTGGTGCATGTATATACTTCTACTTTGCCTTCAACTACAGAGGACTGGCGGATCCAGTATATACATACGAACAAGTGGAG CATGGTGCCAGAGAGGAGATCCTAGCCAATGGAGGAAGCCTCTCGCACCACCATGGAG ttGGGAAACTTCGGAAGGAGTGGTTGAAGGACAGCATCTCTAACGTGGGCGTCGGGATGCTCAAGTCCGTTAAGGAATACGTGGACCCGGAAAACATTTTCGGCAACCGAAACCTCCTCTAA